Part of the Halomarina litorea genome is shown below.
CCGCGAGGAGGGCCCCGCCGAGGTGTGCGTCTCGCGCATCACGGCCACCGACACCGCGGCCACCGAGCGCCAGCACCGGACGGGCACCCTCACGGCCGCCCAGCGCGAGGTGTTCGAACACGCCCGCGAACAGGGCTACTACGAGTGGCCCCGACAGGCCTCGACGCGGGAACTCGCCGCCGACCTCGGCGTCTCGAAGACCACGCTCCTCGAACACCTGCGCAAGGCAGAGGCGAAACTGCTCGACCCCTGACCACGACCGGCGGTCCGCCACGTCACCTCCTCCCGACGAGCGCCCGACGAGCGACGCGACCCCCGCAGACGGTTGTTTGCGGGGCTACAGGCGGTGAATCATGACGACATCCGACCATGGACAGGTCACGGTATTTCGTGTGGCTCGCTAACGTGGCAGTAGTGCTCGACATGAGAGGGGATGACACGACGTGGGCGGACGTTCCAGACCCCTCGCAGACTGGAGGGGATGACCGTCAGCGAGGCGATGCTCGTCGGCCCCCGACCGCAGGCGGGCGAGTCGGTCCTCCCTCTCTTCTTCCGGTCCGACACGGTGGCCGAGGAGGTGCGGGCGAACCTCGCTCGCGCCGAGGCGTTGCTCGAACGCTTCGAGATCGAACACCTCATCGACCAGCCCTCGACGGACCTCTCGGGCGGGCAGTTGAAACTCGTCGAACTGGCGCGGGCCATCACGATGGACCCGGAATCCGAGCGAGGAGCGCGAGCGACCCGCGAGGCACGCGGTGACGATGGGAGGAACTGTACCCACTCCCGAGAGAACGCACCACACGCGTACTGTCCTGTCGCGAGGGACCGGTGCCGTTCCACGAGCGCTGCGGGTTCGGGGCGTTCCCCGACACGACCACGACACCCGAGGGGAGGGAGGAGGACCTCCGCTGGATGGTGTACGCCCGTCAGACCGGCAGCGGGAGCGACTGAAGCGCTACCAGCGCGGCCATCCCGACGACGATGGTCCAGAGGACGCTCTCGGTGCGCCACGCGACGCCGGCAGCGACGGCTCCGGCGAGCAGTTGTGCGGGCGCGACGCTCGCCAGCAGGTGGGCCGTCGTGCCGCCGGCATCGCTCAGGGCGAACTCGGGGAGGACCAGCGCCGCCAGCACCGCCGCCGGAACGTATCTGAGGACTCGCTGGACGCGTGGAGGGATGCCGTCGACCTGTTCGAACACCAGCAGGAACGAGACGCGGATGAGGAACGTCCCGATTCCGGCGGCGAGGATGACTGCCCAGAGAGTCGCCTCACGCATCGTCGACCCCCCAGCGGCGTTCGGCGACAGCCCCGCCCGCGATGCCGGCCGTCGCGCCCGCGAGCAGGCCGAGGTTGAACGGGAGCCACGTCAGCGCGAGGGCGACGCAGCCGCCGACGACGGCCGCCGTGCCCGTCGACCGCCCCTTCAGGGCGGGCACCAGTACCGCGAGGAACGTCAGCGGGACGGCGAAGCCGAGCGGGACGGATTCGGGGACGCTCGCGCCCGCCACCGCGCCAACGACGGTGCAGATTTGC
Proteins encoded:
- a CDS encoding AzlD domain-containing protein, whose translation is MREATLWAVILAAGIGTFLIRVSFLLVFEQVDGIPPRVQRVLRYVPAAVLAALVLPEFALSDAGGTTAHLLASVAPAQLLAGAVAAGVAWRTESVLWTIVVGMAALVALQSLPLPV